The following coding sequences lie in one Thalassoglobus polymorphus genomic window:
- a CDS encoding sulfatase — MNRSSFLKFYAMSSFLTLQLLLAFTTTTVASAEETVDETGRAVRPNVLFISVDDLNDWVGCLQGHPQAHTPNIDRLADRGTLFTTAHCQGPICGPSRSSLLSGLYPHSTGVYQQPRGKALAEDQQHFRGKLLPEYFSKQGYHTMGVGKITHGYPEKLAFNEYGGWKDGFGPKPKQGRRFNYELPETPYSGTQTDWGAFPKKDEQMPDFRSASWAIEKLNQDYDKPFFLAVGMVRPHVPFYVPEKWFERFPLDEIILPKVREEDQNDIPEIGVKIHEMPAFPNLGWLQQKDDVQFKKCIQAYLACITFMDHQVGRVLEALHESPHADNTIVVLFSDHGYHLGEKNRVSKHSLWEESTRVPLIISLPEQEFAQTTSLPVGLIDLYPTLLELCNLPPNESNEGVSLVPLIQGKPVPDWRIGILTTYAKGNHSIRTENIRLIRYEDGSFELYDHRFDPEEFENLAGPAQFDRRAMEINYDIAQALSKLMPKDEAPYHPATSPAPVNAWFEKHLKANGIE; from the coding sequence ATGAATCGATCTTCTTTTCTAAAATTCTATGCGATGTCCAGTTTCCTGACACTCCAACTGCTTCTCGCGTTCACCACTACCACGGTAGCCAGTGCAGAAGAAACCGTGGATGAAACGGGGCGAGCAGTACGACCAAACGTGCTCTTCATTTCTGTTGACGATCTAAATGACTGGGTCGGTTGCCTCCAAGGTCATCCTCAAGCCCACACGCCTAATATTGATCGACTCGCTGATCGTGGAACACTCTTCACAACCGCTCACTGCCAAGGTCCGATCTGTGGACCGTCAAGGTCTTCGCTGCTCTCCGGTTTGTATCCTCACAGCACCGGTGTCTACCAGCAACCACGCGGCAAGGCTCTTGCCGAAGACCAACAGCATTTTCGCGGAAAACTCCTCCCGGAGTATTTCTCTAAACAGGGCTACCACACGATGGGCGTGGGCAAAATCACTCACGGGTACCCTGAAAAACTCGCCTTCAATGAATATGGAGGGTGGAAGGATGGTTTCGGGCCGAAACCCAAGCAAGGCAGGCGGTTTAATTATGAATTGCCTGAGACTCCCTATTCAGGCACTCAAACTGATTGGGGAGCGTTCCCGAAAAAAGACGAACAGATGCCCGATTTCCGATCGGCCAGTTGGGCCATCGAGAAACTCAATCAGGACTATGACAAGCCCTTCTTTCTTGCGGTCGGAATGGTCCGCCCTCATGTTCCATTTTACGTTCCAGAGAAATGGTTTGAGCGCTTCCCATTAGACGAAATCATCCTCCCCAAGGTTCGCGAAGAAGACCAGAATGACATCCCCGAGATTGGTGTCAAAATCCACGAGATGCCCGCGTTTCCGAATCTGGGCTGGCTACAACAAAAAGACGACGTGCAATTCAAGAAATGTATCCAAGCTTACCTGGCGTGCATCACGTTTATGGATCATCAAGTCGGACGAGTCCTGGAGGCACTTCATGAAAGCCCTCACGCAGACAACACGATTGTTGTCCTCTTCAGCGACCACGGCTATCACTTGGGCGAAAAAAACCGTGTTTCAAAGCACAGCTTGTGGGAAGAGTCCACGAGAGTCCCACTCATCATTTCATTGCCGGAACAGGAATTTGCACAAACGACTTCATTACCAGTCGGATTGATCGACCTTTACCCGACTCTTCTTGAACTCTGCAACTTACCGCCAAATGAATCGAATGAAGGTGTGAGTCTTGTCCCTTTGATTCAAGGCAAGCCTGTCCCAGATTGGCGGATCGGAATTTTGACGACCTACGCGAAAGGGAACCACTCAATTCGAACGGAAAACATTCGTCTGATCCGCTACGAAGATGGTTCTTTCGAACTTTATGATCATCGATTTGATCCGGAAGAGTTCGAGAATCTCGCCGGCCCCGCTCAGTTTGATCGTCGTGCCATGGAGATCAATTACGATATCGCACAGGCTCTCAGCAAACTGATGCCCAAAGACGAAGCTCCGTATCACCCCGCCACAAGTCCTGCTCCGGTCAACGCCTGGTTTGAGAAACACTTAAAAGCGAACGGGATTGAATAA